The genomic DNA CGAGATTACCACCGGCGCCGAGAACGACCTGGTACAGGCGACCAAACTGGCGCGGAAAATGGTCAGTAACTGGGGCATGAGTGAGCGAGTAGGGACGCTGGCATTTCGACAGGACGACCAGACCACGCCTCAGGAGAAAATGTTGCAGGGCGATCAATACAGCCAGCATTTGGCTGAACTCATTGATGAGGAGACCCAGGCAATCCTGGACAGATGCTTCGATAACGCCTACAGCCTCCTCGAGGAAAACCGGGATATTTTGAAAAAACTTGCTGATGCTCTGTTAGAGGTCGAAGTGGTGCAGGGAGATACCCTGGAGAAATTATTGAAAGGTGAAGAGGTTGAGTTAGAGACGTCGGAGAATGGACAGGTCGAAGAAAATTCAGAGACAGCGAAAACAGAAGAGTCCGTATCAAATTCCGATGAAAAAAATAGTGTAGGAAATCAGAAATCTGGCTCTAACCGGTAAGACACTACGAGGCGGCAATTTGGGAATATCCAGGGAATTAAAGAATTAAATATGAATATATGAAAGCGCTTGACAGCGAATGGGGAGACTGATATATTCATCTCGCTATGGCAAAAAAGAAGACAAAAAAGCCGGTATTCAGAGACCTGGTCTTCACCCGGGAAAATTACCTGATATTCCTTGGTGGCGTGATCCTGATTATCCTCGGCTACATCCTGATGGCTGCGGGCGATACTTATAGTACTCTGTCCATCACTATCGCGCCGCTGATGCTGGTGATTTCGTACCTGGTGGTTATTCCGCTGGCAATCGTCTATCGGAGTAAATCAACAGAACAAAAGCGATAGCAGTTTTTTTACAATTTATTTGGGGTCGTAGTTCAACTGGTCAGAGCACCGGCCTGTCACGCCGGAAGTTGCGAGTTCGAGTCTCGTCGGCCCCGCCAAAAATACGGGCTGTCAACCACAACGGTTGCAGCCCTTTTTTATTGTAACCATGCGGGTTTCAGGGCGGTTCAAAGTAATATATCCCGTACTAAAATGCTTATAATTTGATGCAATACGTGTAACATAGTACGATATAGTACGACATATTGTGCTCCCATATATGCTACCATTTTGTTCCCACCCCTAAAAGTGCTCCCATATTGTTCCCGCGGTCAAAAGTGCTCCCATCTCTATTGTCCCCCATTTTCTTTCTCTGCTTTTTTCTCTTGCTCTTTTTTTAACTCTGCCAGAGTTGGGTAACTGGAGACAACAGAGAGTTTTGTCTTGAGGCTCTCTCTGTGCGAATATTTCTGCGTTACCTTTACACTCGAATGATTATAGAGTGCGCTAATATCCTGAATAGGGGAATTGCTGGTTGAACCAAGGGTGTGCCATAACCAGTAAGGGGAATATTTAACACCTATATGTTCTTCGTCAATTTTTGCCCGTTTGGTGTATTGTTAAAAAATACGAGACGGATAAGAACGAGTTGTCAATAAGATTTGCTCAAATACTCGATCACTTCGATGATGGGGAAATACAGATTCCAGTTTACTGTAATCCGTCGCAAGGGGCTCAGGAATAGGTACAGGGTTTTCCTTTTTCCCTTTCGTGTCCTCAGCGTTAAATATCAGATGAGGGATGTCGGTGTCCAGTCGAACATTGATCCATTTAATTCGAGCCAATTCCCCTGGACGACATCCGATAGAGTACATGGTATGAAAGTACACGTAATCCCGAAATTCATGTGGAAGGGTTTGATCGAACTCATCGAAAA from Candidatus Neomarinimicrobiota bacterium includes the following:
- a CDS encoding phage integrase SAM-like domain-containing protein is translated as MIECFPDTLTTDFDRSDLAEFRSFLLQEKELSRASVNKHVKLLKAVFNEAIPTLKAMEDNPFEKTSKNGKSFKPLPEDKKRPPVMPPEYIIRFFDEFDQTLPHEFRDYVYFHTMYSIGCRPGELARIKWINVRLDTDIPHLIFNAEDTKGKKENPVPIPEPLATDYSKLESVFPHHRSDRVFEQILLTTRSYPSRIF
- a CDS encoding DUF3098 domain-containing protein, producing MAKKKTKKPVFRDLVFTRENYLIFLGGVILIILGYILMAAGDTYSTLSITIAPLMLVISYLVVIPLAIVYRSKSTEQKR